DNA sequence from the Armatimonadota bacterium genome:
GCCCCACGATCTGCGCCGAGAACTGCTTGGGGAACCACGGCCGGGCCGGGGCGCTGTGCACACGTCCGGCTGGAGCCCAAACCAGCAGCCCGGCGGTGATGAGCACGCTCAGGAGCACCCACACCCTGCTCGCTCTGCACATAGGCCGGGACGGTGGAATCCCTCCTCAGTCCGTCACCGACTGTGTACCACCCGGAGTACCACGGGAGGAAGGACCTCCTCGAGTTGGTCCGAGGTCCCCGGAGGGGGAGGTTCCAGGCGGAAGCACAGACGGATTTCCGTCTGGTGCCGAGGTCTACGGACCCAATGATCGGGGGTGAGGAGGATGAAGGGGAGGGGGTCGGGCCGGGAGAGCCCGGGGCGGTTCCGGGCATGGCCGCAGCTCCCTCACCCTGCCACCAGGGTCAGGGCGACCAGCCAGGCCAGCGTCTCGGTCAAGCGGGTTCGGCCACTCAGATGCACCACGTCTCCCCCGGACGCAAGCGTACTGTACGCAATCGGCTCGGTTGCGGTTCCGTCAAGCCGAGTATACCGCGTAGCGCCTGGGTCCTGACCCCCAGATGTCCGGCACCATGGCGCTACCGGAATAGTGCAGCGCCGAGCAGGCTGAGGACGGCTCCCGAGGCGCCTTAGAGCACGGGGCTCCCGGTCACGGCCGTGCTTCTACGATCCGGAGGGACACGTGCATGGGCGCACCGAGAGGCCCGCTGCGGATCTGTTCCGCTGCGTCGAACCGGCTGTTGAGAGGGTTGGCGTCCTCGTACACGAAGAATACGCCCTCCAGCGTCGCGCCCGACACCCCGGGCCGCACCACAGAGAGGAAGACACAGGTGGAGGCTAAGGTGCCGCCGGGCCCTACTGCCAGCACCGGGCCGCCTGCGGGCTCCACGTCGTATTCCACAGCCCATCCGCCCGGATAGTCACTGGGCTGGGTTCGGGGCAGAGATCCCCGGAACGGGAGGGCGCACCGGGCATCCGGTGAGGAGGCCACGGAGAGATCCTGTCCCAAGTCCACAAGTCCGGTACCCCTCAGCGCCAGGGCCACCCGGAGGGTGCCGTAGGCGTTCGCGCGGTCGGTATTGACGGCTTCCACCACCACGCGCAGGGTGCTGCCGGTCTGGAGCTGGGAGGCCCAAAACGTCGCCAGGATAGGATCTACGGCCACCGGGAGGGACGGGGTTGGAGTCGGAGGCGGGGGTGTGACCACCGGCTGGCTGCAGGCGGAGAGGATCACTGCGAGCAGGGCGGACTTTGTAGCGACCCAGGTCCTCACGTTTTCTCTCCGGGCATCGGGACTTCTTGCTCCCCCATCACTTCGACGAAGACCGATCCATCTCCTGGTGTTCGGCTCAGGGACTCCTAAGCCAAGAGCCGATCAGAACCTGTGTTCATACCCGACGTAAGGGAGGCGTGACGTTCCAAGGGAGTCCGTTCTACCCGAATAGTGCAGCGCCGAGCAGACCGAGGACCGTGAGGAGGGCGGTGGTGAGGATTCCGGTGAGCCAGGCGAACCACCGGCTGAACTTCTGGTCCAGGGCGTCGATGCGGGAACTGAGTTCTTCCCGGAAGCGGTCCACTTTCTGGTCGAGGGCGTGGATATCCTGGCGGAGCTGTCCGTACCCTCCGGACAGCTCCTCCACCTTGCCCTCCAGGTAGGCCACGCGCTCCTCTAGGGTGGCCATGGAACGCTTCCCACCCAAGCGTACCGGATCCCCGCCTCCTCCGCCAGTCCGGCCATCTTGGACCGTCGGTCTCTCCGCCTTGGACGCGGTTCAGAAGGTGACCGGGCAGTCGCTCCGGAGGGTTTCCCTGAATTCCGCGAGGGTCCCACGGGGTTGCTTCAAGGTTCTCCCGCATACGGGTGGGGCCCGTATAATAGGCCGGGATGCCATTCACAGTGAAGGATCTGCAGGGTTTGCTGCGGCTGCTGGACAGGCAGCCGGAGTGGAAGGACGCTCTCCGGGCCAGTCTGCTGGGAGAGGAGTTCTTGGCGCTCCCGAAGTTGGTGCGCGGCCTGTTGCGTGCCCAGCAGGCCACGGAGCGCCAGGTCCGGACCCTGGTCGAGGCTCAGGAGCGGACCGAAGAAGCGCTGCGCCAGCTGGCGGAAGCGCAGGCGGGGACAGAGGGGGAGCTGCGCCGACTGGCGGAGGCGCAGGCGCGGCTGGCGGAGGCGCAGGCGCGGACCGAGGGGGAACTGCGCCGGCTGGCGGAGGCGCAGGCGCGGCTGGCGGAGGCGCAGCAACGGACGGAGGAGCAGGTTCGGGGGTTAGCGGAAGCACAGGCGAGGACGGAGGAGCAGGTTCGGGCCCTGGCGGAGGCACAGGGTCGGATGGAGGGGGAACTGCGCCGGCTGGCGGAGGCGCAGGCGAGGACGGAGGGGGAACTGCGCCGGCTGGCGGAGGCGCAGGCGCGGCTGGCGGAGGCGCAAGCGCGGACAGAGGGGGAGCTGCGCCGGCTGGCGGAAGCGCAGGCGCGGACCGAGGAGCGCATGGATCGTCTGGAGCAGACTGTAGCCCGCCTCGCAGAGGCCCAACTCCGGACCGAGGAACGCCTGGCCAGACTCGAGGAGCGCACGGATCGCCTGGAAGAAACTGTAGCCCGCCTCGCAGAGGCCCAACTCCGGACCGAGGAGCGCCTGGCCAGACTCGAGGAGCGCACGGATCGCCTGGAAGAAACTGTGGCCCGCCTCGCAGAGGCCCAACTCCGGACCGAGGAGCAGATCCGGGAACTCGTGGAGGCCCAGCGGGTCACAAACCTCCGCCTGGGCCGCCTCGAGGACGTCTTGGGTCTCACCATCGAGGAGCACGCGGAGGACATCCTGCGGCTGGTGCTCCGGGAAAAGGGGTTGGAGATCCTGGAGGAGCCGAGGTCTGTGCCCGTGGACACAGAGGGGCAGGTGGACCTGGTGGCGGTGTGCCGGGACCCTCAAGGGCGGCGGGTGGCGGTGGTGGTGGAATCCAAGGCCCGGCTTTCGGTCTCCGCGGTGCGGCGGTGGGCGAGTCGGATCGGATCCGCGGAGTTTCGGCGCCGACTGGAGGAAGCAGGGCTGCCCGGACCTTACCTCGCATATGTGTTCGGGATCCGGATGGACCGGGCCGTAGAGGAGGCGATCCGGGAAGCGGGACTCGGGCTATTGGGAAGCCGGGGAGAGGTGATAGCGCCATCGGGATTGCTGGAGTGACCCAGGGAGACCCGTCCTGTGAGTTCTGGGGAGGGTCGCAGGGGAAGTTCTCTCTCCGGAGTTCACCGATCCCCAGACGATACTAGACCCCCGGTCAAGAACACGCGGCCATCCCCCAGCCTGTATGTGAGTGACAACCATCCCAGCTCCATGCGACCTCCGACGTGGAGCTCCAAGATCGCGGGGGTGGCCCAGGTGTCCGCGGACAGGCCAGCCCACCAGGTGCCGCGCTGACCTACGGGACCGAGGAGGTAGCCGCTCCAGACCCGCGTGGGCGAGACCGAGTCGAACCGGAGAGGGCTAAGGCCGAAGGCGTCCACATGCTGGTAGCCGAGCTGGAAGCCCAGATCCCGGGTGAGGGGGAGGTGCAGGTGGACGGTCCACTGCAGGGAGGTCTGAGTCTGGCTCCGATCGTACCGGTAGTGGGCGGCGTCCAGGGTGAGCCATGTGGTCCCGGAACGCACCGGCATGGTCCGGCTAGAGAGACGGAGCCGAGCTCCCACCCGGCCTCCCTCTCCCGCGGCGTGGGTTGAAAACCGGCCGAACGTGACCTCCAGGGCACCGCGCAGGAGACTGGGAGGGTTCAGTGTCCAGCGGACTGTGACTTCGGGGAGCCGGTCTACCTCCCAATCCCCGATCCGCTCCCGCAGCCCCACGTTCAGGCTCACCGTGGTGTCCCCGAGAGGCCAGACGTACTGGAGCGCCGCGTAGGGCCGGAGGTCCATGCGGGACTCCGTGTACCGCACCCCGAATCTCAGCACCCCCCCGTCTGCAATCCCACAGGTGGCGGCGAGTTCCGCGTAGGTCCCCAGTACGCCCGTGCGCCCTACTGCGGGACTCAAACGCAGGTGCTGACAGCCCGGCTCAGAAGTCCGGGCGCCGGATCCCCGAGGAGCGGTCAGGATCGCTAGACAGACTAGGAACACGGCCGCCGATCCCTTCCAGGAGAAGAACCTGCGACCCAAGGGCATCTCCCCGTTGCCCTCCGAACAGGCCAGGTGTCCTTCCCCCGTGAGCATCTTGAGGACCAGGGTAAGGAACCATAAGCCCCCTGCCAAGCTGAACCGGTCCCCTACGGCCGTGGGCGCAAGGAGGCTAAAGGCTACCCGTAGTATCTTGGATGGTACAGGAGTTGCTCCGGGGGCTTTCCCGATGCAGCCCAGGCTTCGCAAGAGGAGGTGAGGGAGGTGCGGAACGCGCTTCTGACCCTGAGCGGTGCTGTAGTGCTCGTTCTGGCCGCGTGGCCTCACTCTGTGCCCGCCCAGGATGGTCGCCCGGTCGTGATGGTGGTGGACTTCGCGGTGGCAGTCGGGTGGTCTGCGGCCTCCGAGGTGGTGACCGAGCGGATCGTCGCGCGCCTCCGGGAGGAGGGCACGGTGAGGGTCCTGTCGCGTTCTGAGACTCGTTCGGCCCTGCAGGCGGCCCGTCTGGATCTCCGAGGGATTCTGGACGTGGCCGATGTGAGCCGGGCAGCTCTGCGGGCAGGCGCGGACTACGTGGTGATGGGCGAAGTGGAACAGCTGGACCAGAACCACACAGGCGGGTGTTTCCCCATCGTGGGCTGCATGTACACCATCACGGCCAATGTACGGCTCCGAGGGGTGGTGGTGGACGCGGAGACCGCGATGGTGGTGGCCCGTCCGGACGGTCAGGCCCGAGGCCAGCAGACCTCCGCATCGGTGTGGGTCGGACCCTGGTGGACGCATGTCTCGGTCCACAACTTCGACGGGCAGTTGATCGGGAAGGTTACCCTGGAAGCCGTGGGCCAGTTCGTGTCCCGGGCTCGTCCGGCTCTCCGGCCGAAGCCGGGCCGGTCCCGGGAAGCGCAACCCCTTCCGTCGACCCCAGCTTCGGGGGGATTGGAGCGCCCCGGCCTGAGCTTTCACCGGGGCAGCCGCGTGATCCTCGGCGAGACCTTCTCCGGCTGCACGGTGCGTCCCCCGGGCTGGCGCGTGTCCGGGGGGAGTGTAGAGTGTGTCCGGCTCGAGGGGAGGACGTGGCTCGCAGGAGTGCGGGGGGAAACCTGGGTAGAACGGGACGTGCCTGACCTCGAGCCTAGCCGAGACTTCGCCTTGGAGTTCGCGGTCCGGCTAGAGGGCCAGGGCGTCGCACCACGGCTGCGGGTGTACCTCGGACGCCGTGAGTCCCCGTTTGTGTTTGAGCTGGACTGGCGGAACAACTGGCGCGGTTTCTGGGCTGGCAAACCGCTGCCGGACGTGGTCGGAGAACTGCGGGGCCGGACTCGCCAGGTGGCCATCGCGAGGCGGGACGACATGATCCACGTGTTCGTCGACGGGCAGCGGGCTCTTTCGGACCCTGTGGATCCCGTGACGCTCGGCCGCCAATCCCGCCAGATTACGGTGTACATGGGCGATGTAGACATCGAGCGGAGGCTCTATGTGCTCCTGACAGAGGTGGTCGTCAGCCAGTACGACTGAGGGGCCGGAACGCCTCAATAGACCTCTGGAGGGGAGCGCCCGTCCTGGGGGAGAGGTGGATGGTTTCTCCTCCTTGGGAGCGGACGCTGTGGAAATTCGTCGGACGCGGGAAAATGGAGCGGTGCAGCGTCGGAGCATCCTCTGGACCCTGGCAATTCTGATCGCCTCCTCTGCGTGCGGGGGAGGAGCCTCCTCTCCGGACCTCGTGGGAGGCCTGTCCGGCTACGTCTTCGCGGGAATCGGAGGGGACGGGAACTTCTCGGGAGAGCCCCTTCCCGGAATCCCGGTGCGCTATGAATCCGGAGGCGAGGTCGTTACGGTCACCACGGATCAGAACGGCCTTTTCCGCACGGGCCGGACCCCCACGGGCTCCTTCACCCTCCACGTGCTCCCTCCCCCGGGCGTAGCGGCCGCCCGATCCCTGTACGGCGTCTCCGCGACGGAGACGGGTTTGATGCTGCGGTTCTATCTGCCCTTGCGCAGGCCTGTGGGAAGTTCTCCCCGCGGGACCGGGAACCGCCCCCTTTCCGCTGTGACCGGCACCCTGTTGGACCCCGAGGGCTCATCGCAGTCCGGGTCTGTGCCGCCTGGTAAAACCCCGGGGGAGCCGGGAACCGTGGGGTTCGTCTGGTGGGGGGCTTACCGGTTTCAGTCCGCCACCTGCCCCCGCTGCTACTCCACGGTGGCGGGACCGGACGGGAGGTTCGAGATCCAAGCCTTCCTGGGCGGGCAGATGCTCGGGCGTACCTTCCCCTTCTTCGCGGGCAACTACGACGGCGTGAGCGCTGACGGACTCATCGCATACTACACCGCCTACGCCTTCCTGCCCGCGGTGGACGCCCTGAGCTCTCGGCCCACGGACCTGGGCCGGGTGCTGCTGGTCCCCTCCACGGGGGCTCTCCCGGTCCACTACGACGACACCACCCTGAGCCTTGCGGCCAGCTACGGGCCGGGTGGCGTGATCTACACCTTCGTGCAGTTGTACACCGGCCCCGCGGGTGACCTCCTGGAACTCGCGGAGGCCGCAAACGGCCCCCTCCCGGTTGGTACAGCCCTGCCCGTCCAGTCCATCCCGGTGCCGCAGATCCAGGAGGCGGAGTCCCGGTACTTCGTGGCCACGAGTTTCGTGCTGGACGGCCGGGCCCAAACCCAACCGGAGGTGGCGGCCACCCAGGTGTTCCGGATTCCGGGGCAGCCCCTGCGGGTAGGCCATCTCCGGCCACCCCGGATCCTCCGGGTCGAGGACCGAGGCCGCCCCTCGTTCTTCTGGACGCCGAGCCTCGGCGCCACGGTACACGCGGCGGTAGTCCTCGATGCCTCCTCCTCGGAGGTGTGGACGGGGATCCTGGGCGGGGAGGGGAGCGCCGCCGCCCTCCCCCTGGACCTCCCACCGGGGTCGTACCGGGTGTTTGTGTTCGCAAGCGATGCGGCCCGACCTGCGGATCTCGCCGCGGCCGGCCGGAGGCCTCCTCTTCTGGAAGCCCTCCGGGGTCTGGGTTCTCTCAAGATCCCGGGGAGGGACGTACGGGCCCTCGGGGATGCCCTCCGCACCCTGCGCACCGCGTGGGTGACCCGCGACCCTGGGCAGCTGCTCCTCAAGGGTGCCGCGCCTGCTTCCCGGGCGGTGCGGGAGGCGGTAAGTGCACCGGGGGGGTTCTGGGTGCCGTGAGGAAATCGCTCATCCGCTTGGGAATCGTGGGAGCCGTGCTCCTGCTGGTCGCGTGCGGATCCGGACCGATCCCGCGGCCCTCCAGCCCTATCTCGGAGATCGTTCCTGGAGAGATCCTCGTCAGGTACCACTTCGGTTCCGGGTTGGCAGGCCAGGCCGTGGTGCGGGGTGCGTCCGTGGTGCGAACCGCCCGGTTTCGCCTCCCAATTGGCACCTACCACCTCGCCTTGGTCCGGGTACCGGTGGGGGAAGAGGCCGCGTACATCGAACGGTTCCGGCAGCGACCAGAGGTGGCGTACGCGGAGTACAACTACCGGGTGCGCCGGGTGGAGAGCCAGACCCTCCTGCCTGGGGATCTGCGGGTGCACCAAAGCGGTGAACTAGATTGGGCCGGCCTCGCGGACCCCAAACTGCGGGAGTGCGATCCGGCCTTCGAGGTGCGGCGGCTCAACGGTGAAGTCTCCCGGTGTACGGATGCGGAGCGGAACGCTTCCTGGCAGTGGAACCTCTGGCGGATCCGGGCTCCTCAGGCCTGGCGGATCTCAGACGGGGAGGGCGTGGTGGTGGCGGTGGTGGACGAGGGGGTAGATCTCTCGCACCCGGAGTTCGCGGGCCGGCTCGTGCTCCCCCGGGAGGGATGCCCTACGGACACCGTGGACGGGGACTTCGATCCAGGGGATTCCGGGGGGCACGGGACCCACGTGGCGGGGATTGTGGCCGCGGGTGCAGACGGGCTTGGGATCGTGGGCGTGGCCCCTCGGGCGAGGGTCCTGCCGATCCGCGCGCTGGGGCCCTTGGGAGGCACCACCTTCACCGTGGTGAGCGGGATCCTGTGCGCGGCGGAGCACGGGGCCGCGGTGCTGAACGGCTCGTGGGGCGGGGTGGCGTACTCCGCGCTGGAGCTGGATGCCCTGCGGGCGGTGGTGGCCTCCGGGGTGTTCGTGGTGTTCGCCGCGGGCAACCTCTACGACGCCGGCAACCCCAGGGTGTACCCCGCGGCCTTCGCGGAGGTCGTCCCGGGCGTCGTCGCGGTGGGAGCCACCACCCCTACCGACCGCATCGCCTCCTTCTCCTCCTCGGGCCGGTGGGTCACCCTGGCGGCCCCGGGCACCACCGTCTACTCCACCCTCCCCACGGCTCAGGGGTCCTACGGGTTCCTGCAGGGGACCAGCATGGCCGCGCCGCACGTGGCGGGGCTGTCGGCCCTTATGCTTTCCCGGAACCCGGGACTCTCCCCCGCCCGCGTGCAGTCCCTGCTGCAGGCCACCGCGTTTGCCCCTTGCCCGGAATATCCGAGACCCGACTGGGACCGCCCGGGCTCGTGTGGCAGCTTCACGATGGGGCCCGGGGCGTACGGATATGGCATCGTGGACGCCTGGGCCGCCCTCTCCGCGACCGGGAGGTGACTTTCCACGAAACCGCCGGGCGGATGTCCAGGACGATGGGCTCGGAGGGGCTTGGGGAGTCTGGGAGCATGCGTGAGAGGGAGGTGCGGCATGGGGCGCGCATGGCCGAGTCCTCGAGAGGTCCTGAGGCGGGTGAGCGTGGTCCTGGCCTTGGTGCTCGTGGCCACCCCGGCCTCAGCCCAGCCGAGCATCCCGGAGTCCCAGGAGCTGGCCATCGGACGGACGGTGGCAGCCCAGCTCATCGCGGAGTACGGGCTGGTGGGCGATGCAGAGTGGCTGGGGTTCCTGAGCGGGTTGCGGGATCGTCTGCTGCCCTTCTCGGGGCGCCCCGGGATCCCCTATCAGGTAGGCATCCTCAACCATACGGTTCCCAATGCCGCGAGCACCCCGGGGTGGCTCTTCGTCACCGCGGGATTGGTGCACCTGCGTCCGGAGGTGGACGCCTGGGCGTTCGTTCTCGCGCACGAGATCGCCCACATCGCCCGCCGCCACGTGGCCCAGCACGTGGCTCGGGCCCAGGCGGGCCAGCTCGCCAGCATCCTCGTGGCCATCCTCACGGGAAGCCGTGCGGCGGGGGACGTGGTGGGGCTCCTGGTGCAGCTCTCCACCCTGGGGTTTTCCCGGGAGCTGGAGCTGGAGGCGGACCGGGAGGCCCTGCGGATGCTGGTGGAGGCGGGATTCGATCCGCAGGCGGCGTCCCGTACCCTCTCGTGGTTCAACGAGGTGACGGGCCGCCGACAGGAGCGCACCCACTGGACGGGCACCCACCCTGGGTTCCTGGACCGGGTGGCGGCGGTGCAGCGGGCCTACGAGGAGTTCGGGGCGCGGGGGTTGCCCCTGCGGGTCCGGCACTTCCGGATCCGGTACGAAGTGGGGCCCGTGGTGCTGGTGCCGGAGCGGCTGGTGGAGCTCCGGGACGCCTGGAACCTCCACCTCCTCGTGGAGAACCGGGGGGAGCGGCCGGCCGGAGTCCAGAGCATGAACGCGGTGTTGGTGGGACCGGATGGGGAGGTCCGCGTCCGCTTCCTGCGCTCTACGCTCCCGGAAGAGGTCCCCGCGCAGGGTCGGGTCCAGGGCGTGCTGGCCTTCGAGAAGAAGTCCAGCCGGTGGCCGGAGGCCCTGGTGGTGCCCGTGCGCGTCGGGGAGGAGCGGGGGGAGGCGCGGGTGGATCTCACCTCCGGCGGTCCCTACACGCCGCCCTCCGCTCCGCCGTCCCTCCCGCGGCCCCCGTCCCTGCCGTAGGGTCGAGGGAACGAGACCGGGATTCCGGGCGGGCCGCAGGAGATAAGACTCCTGCAGCCCGCCCCACCGCTTCAGTCCCCTGCCTCCCGCATGAACCGCTGGAGGGCCTCCACAAGGGCCTGGAGGTGCTTCACCACATCCTTGGTGCTCGGGTACTCCCCCAGGTTCTGCAGCTCCTTCTGGATCCGCAGGAGCTCCCGGTAGCAATTGGCCGCGGCGTCCCTCACAACCGTCCGCGTGGCCATACCATCACCTCCTTTTACCTGAGTTTCGGCTATGAAGGCCGCCCCTTCCATGATGCGCGGTCCCCGCAACCCCTGCACTCGGTACACTAGGGAACTGTGAGCCCGAGCCGGAGTGCTTCCCCTCGTAGGCCGCGGATCGTGCTGGCCTCCACCTCGCCCCAGCGCCGGTCCATCCTCCGGCAGCTGGGCATCCCCTTCGTGGTGATCCCTCCTCGATACGAGGAAAGGGACTGCGGCCCGGATCCTGTGGCCATGGTGCGGGAACAGGCCCGGGGGAAGGCCCGATCGGTGTTCCCGCAGGCCCGGGGACGTCCGGTGCTGGGCGTGGACACCACGGTGGTGCTGGAGGGCCGTGTCTTCGGTAAACCCGCCACGCCGGAGGAGGCGGGGCGGATGCTGCGGGCACTCGCGGGCCGCACGCACCTGGTGATCTCCGGCCTGTACCTGGGGACTCCGGAGTGGGAGGAGCTGCACCACGAGGTCACCTATGTCACCTTTCGGCCCCTGGGGCCGCGGGAAATCGAGGCGTACGTGGCCACGGGGGAGTGGGAAGGGCGAGCAGGGGGATACGCCATCCAGGGCCGGGGAGCGGCCCTGGTGGAGCGCATCGAGGGGGACTACTGGAACGTGGTGGGGCTCCCAGCGTCGCTGCTGGTGCGGGTGCTCTGCCGCAGGTTTCCCGGAACATACGGGTTCGGGGAGCCCGGAGAGGTGTGGTAGAATCGGGCGGCTGTGGAGAGGCGGATCGGGTTTGTGCAACGGTTACAGGAAAGCCTCCGGCGGACCCGGCAGGCCCTCGCGGAGCACCTGGAGGTCCTGTTCGCCAAACCCCCGGACGAACGCTTCTTCGAGGATCTCGAGGAGGCCCTCCTCCGCGCGGACGTGGGACCGGATACGGCGGAGGAGATCACCCGGGAGATGCGGCGACAGGCTCTCTCAGGTCTCCACCGACCCGAGGACCTGCGTCGGGCCCTCCGGGCCATCCTCCTGGATCGGTTGGGAGAACCGGAGCCCTTGCGGGTAGACCCGCCGCCCGCGGTGGTACTGGTCCTAGGGGTGAACGGTTCCGGAAAGACCACCACCGTAGGCAAACTGGCCTACCACCTGACCCGGGAGGGCCGACGGGTGCTGGTGGCCGCCGCGGACACCTTCCGGGCCGCGGCCGTAGACCAGCTGGAAGCCTGGGCCCGGCGTGCGGGGGTTCCCGTGGTGCGGCACCGGGAGGGATCGGATCCCGGTGCGGTGGTCTTCGACGCCCTGCAGGCCCTGCGGGCCCGGAGCTACGATGTGCTGCTGGTGGATACCGCGGGGAGGTTGCACACCAAGAGCAACCTCATGGAGGAGCTGCGGAAAATCCGGAGGGTGGTGGATCGGCAACTGCCCGGAGGGACCGTGGAGGCTTTGCTCGTCCTGGACGCCACCACGGGCCAGAATGCCCTCGCGCAGGCGCACCTCTTCCGGGAGGCGGCGGGCGCCAGCGGCATCGTGCTCGCCAAGCTGGACAGCTCCGCCAAGGGGGGAGTGGTGCTGGCCATCCGGCGGGAGCTCGGCATCCCCGTGAAGCTGGTGGGTACGGGCGAGCGGATGGAGGACCTGAGCCCCTTCGACCCCGAGGCCTTCGTGGAAGCCCTCCTCCCGGAGGCTTGAGCCTCCGAAGGATCTGTGCTACCCTACTGTAAAGGAGTTTTCCTTTACAGGTGGGCGGTGAGGAAGGGAAATGGAACGGGTGCTGGCGGATCGGTTCACGGTGATCCGCCTCTTCGATCTGTACGCACGGCTGCTCACGCCGCGCCAGCAGCAGCTGGTTCGCATGTACTTCCACGAGGACATGTCCCTGGCGGAGATCGCGGAGCACTTCGGGGTCACCCGACAGGCCATCCACGACAGCCTGCGGCGGTCGCTGGCGGACCTGTACCGGTACGAGGATGTGTTGGGGCTCGCGAGCCAGGCGCGGAGCGCGGAGCGCCGGAAGGTGCAGGCCCTGCGGCAGCTGGACCGGCTGGAGGAGGAGGTGCGGGCCCTCGGAGCGAGCACCCGGGTGGAGCGCCTGCTCGCGTGCATCCAGCGGGTGCGGGACCTTCTGTGAGGGAGCACTACTTCGTCCCTACCCCCATGGTCCGATCCCGGCCCCGGGAGGTGCGTCTGTGGTTCGGGAGCCGGCTTTTCGTGTTCGAGACGGACCGGGGCGTGTTCAGTCACGGCTCTGTGGATCGGGGAACCCGGCTGCTGCTGGAGGCCCTGGAGGTGCGGCCGGAGGACGAGATCCTGGATGTGGGATGTGGCTACGGGGTGATCGGCCTCGTGGCTGCGGCCCAGGCGCCCCGGGGGCACGCGGTCCTGGTGGACGTCAACGAACGGGCGGTGGCGCTCGCCCGCCGTAACGCCCTGCGGAACGGCATCCACAACGTGGAGGTCCTGCAGGGCGATCTCTACAAACCCGTGGGAAGCCGCACGTTCGACCTGATCGCCACGAACCCACCCATCCGGGCGGGCCGCGCGGTGGTCCGAGCCCTCATCGAGGGCGCTCGGAAGCACCTCAAGCCGGGGGGACGGTTTTACCTCGTGGCCCGCACCGCCCAGGGCGCCCGCACCCTGGGCCGTCTCATCGGAGAGGTGTTCGGGGGGGTGGTGGAGGTGGAGCGGGGCGGCGGATACCGGGTGTACCGGGCCGTGAGGGAGGACGGCCGTGTTTGAGAACCTGCGGGATCGACTGCAGGAGGCCTTTCGCCGGGTTTCCGGCCGCGGAGTTCTGCGGGCGGAGGACGTGGACGCCGCGCTCCGGGAGGTGCGGCGGGCCCTGCTGGAGGCGGATGTGCACGTCCAGGTGGTCCGGGATTTCGTGACCCGCGCCCGGGACAAGGCCGTGGGCCGAGAGGTGTGGAGGGACCTGAACCCGGCCCAGCAGGTGATCCAGATCGTGTACGAGGAGCTGGTGCAGCTGCTGGGCGGGGAGCACCGGGAGCTCCGCCCGGCCCCCCGTCCCCCCACCGTGGTCCTCCTCTGCGGCCTCCAGGGTAGCGGCAAGACCACACAGGTGGCCAAGCTGGGGAATTACCTCCGCAGAAAGGGGCGCCGTCCCTTGCTCGTGGCCGCGGACCTGCAGCGGCCCGCTGCCGTGAAGCAGTTGGAGGTGGTGGGCGGGTCCGCGGGAGTTCCCGTGTTCACCCTGCAGACCCAGGACCCCGTGGAGGTCGTCCGAAGGGCCGTGGAGCATGCCCGCCGGGAGGGACACGACTGGGTGCTGGTGGACACCGCGGGTCGGCTGCACGTGGACGAGGCGATGATGCAGGAGCTGCGCCGGGTGCGGGAGGCGGCGAGCCCGCACCACACCCTCCTGGTGGTGGATGCCATGACGGGGCAGGAGGCCCTGGCCGTGGCCCAGCAGTTCAACGCGCGGATCGGGATTGACGGGATCATCCTCACGAA
Encoded proteins:
- a CDS encoding CsgG/HfaB family protein, with translation MRNALLTLSGAVVLVLAAWPHSVPAQDGRPVVMVVDFAVAVGWSAASEVVTERIVARLREEGTVRVLSRSETRSALQAARLDLRGILDVADVSRAALRAGADYVVMGEVEQLDQNHTGGCFPIVGCMYTITANVRLRGVVVDAETAMVVARPDGQARGQQTSASVWVGPWWTHVSVHNFDGQLIGKVTLEAVGQFVSRARPALRPKPGRSREAQPLPSTPASGGLERPGLSFHRGSRVILGETFSGCTVRPPGWRVSGGSVECVRLEGRTWLAGVRGETWVERDVPDLEPSRDFALEFAVRLEGQGVAPRLRVYLGRRESPFVFELDWRNNWRGFWAGKPLPDVVGELRGRTRQVAIARRDDMIHVFVDGQRALSDPVDPVTLGRQSRQITVYMGDVDIERRLYVLLTEVVVSQYD
- a CDS encoding S8 family serine peptidase gives rise to the protein MRKSLIRLGIVGAVLLLVACGSGPIPRPSSPISEIVPGEILVRYHFGSGLAGQAVVRGASVVRTARFRLPIGTYHLALVRVPVGEEAAYIERFRQRPEVAYAEYNYRVRRVESQTLLPGDLRVHQSGELDWAGLADPKLRECDPAFEVRRLNGEVSRCTDAERNASWQWNLWRIRAPQAWRISDGEGVVVAVVDEGVDLSHPEFAGRLVLPREGCPTDTVDGDFDPGDSGGHGTHVAGIVAAGADGLGIVGVAPRARVLPIRALGPLGGTTFTVVSGILCAAEHGAAVLNGSWGGVAYSALELDALRAVVASGVFVVFAAGNLYDAGNPRVYPAAFAEVVPGVVAVGATTPTDRIASFSSSGRWVTLAAPGTTVYSTLPTAQGSYGFLQGTSMAAPHVAGLSALMLSRNPGLSPARVQSLLQATAFAPCPEYPRPDWDRPGSCGSFTMGPGAYGYGIVDAWAALSATGR
- a CDS encoding M48 family metallopeptidase, encoding MGRAWPSPREVLRRVSVVLALVLVATPASAQPSIPESQELAIGRTVAAQLIAEYGLVGDAEWLGFLSGLRDRLLPFSGRPGIPYQVGILNHTVPNAASTPGWLFVTAGLVHLRPEVDAWAFVLAHEIAHIARRHVAQHVARAQAGQLASILVAILTGSRAAGDVVGLLVQLSTLGFSRELELEADREALRMLVEAGFDPQAASRTLSWFNEVTGRRQERTHWTGTHPGFLDRVAAVQRAYEEFGARGLPLRVRHFRIRYEVGPVVLVPERLVELRDAWNLHLLVENRGERPAGVQSMNAVLVGPDGEVRVRFLRSTLPEEVPAQGRVQGVLAFEKKSSRWPEALVVPVRVGEERGEARVDLTSGGPYTPPSAPPSLPRPPSLP
- a CDS encoding Maf family protein; this translates as MLASTSPQRRSILRQLGIPFVVIPPRYEERDCGPDPVAMVREQARGKARSVFPQARGRPVLGVDTTVVLEGRVFGKPATPEEAGRMLRALAGRTHLVISGLYLGTPEWEELHHEVTYVTFRPLGPREIEAYVATGEWEGRAGGYAIQGRGAALVERIEGDYWNVVGLPASLLVRVLCRRFPGTYGFGEPGEVW
- the ftsY gene encoding signal recognition particle-docking protein FtsY, producing MGFVQRLQESLRRTRQALAEHLEVLFAKPPDERFFEDLEEALLRADVGPDTAEEITREMRRQALSGLHRPEDLRRALRAILLDRLGEPEPLRVDPPPAVVLVLGVNGSGKTTTVGKLAYHLTREGRRVLVAAADTFRAAAVDQLEAWARRAGVPVVRHREGSDPGAVVFDALQALRARSYDVLLVDTAGRLHTKSNLMEELRKIRRVVDRQLPGGTVEALLVLDATTGQNALAQAHLFREAAGASGIVLAKLDSSAKGGVVLAIRRELGIPVKLVGTGERMEDLSPFDPEAFVEALLPEA
- a CDS encoding class I SAM-dependent methyltransferase, with product MREHYFVPTPMVRSRPREVRLWFGSRLFVFETDRGVFSHGSVDRGTRLLLEALEVRPEDEILDVGCGYGVIGLVAAAQAPRGHAVLVDVNERAVALARRNALRNGIHNVEVLQGDLYKPVGSRTFDLIATNPPIRAGRAVVRALIEGARKHLKPGGRFYLVARTAQGARTLGRLIGEVFGGVVEVERGGGYRVYRAVREDGRV